One Glycine soja cultivar W05 chromosome 2, ASM419377v2, whole genome shotgun sequence genomic region harbors:
- the LOC114375058 gene encoding uncharacterized protein LOC114375058 — translation MAGRNDRAIVDALQALAQAMGNQNRGEVVGDAEYQGLDRFQQNNPFAFNGGCNPDGAQNWTREIEKIFRVMACLEGQKVAFGTYTLVEEAEYWWENTRQCLEAKGQVVTWEVFKRVFLEKYFSEDIRNKKEMEFLELKQGNIIVVEYAAKFKEMVRYFPHYQGRDSESSKCVKFLNGLRLKVKQAVNY, via the coding sequence ATGGCTGGACGGAATGATCGTGCAATAGTTGATGCTCTCCAAGCCTTAGCTCAGGCTATGGGGAatcaaaataggggagaagttgTTGGAGATGCTGAGTACCAAGGGTTGGACCGCTTCCAACAAAACAATCCCTTTGCTTTTAATGGAGGATGCAACCCTGATGGTGCTCAAAATTGGACAAGGGAGATCGAGAAAATCTTCCGAGTGATGGCATGTCTGGAAGGGCAGAAAGTTGCTTTTGGTACATATACTCTGGTGGAAGAAGCTGAGTATTGGTGGGAGAACACCCGCCAATGCTTGGAGGCAAAAGGTCAAGTTGTGACCTGGGAAGTCTTCAAGAGGGTATTTCTAGAGAAATACTTTTCTGAGGATATTAGGAACAAGAAGGAGATGGAGTTCCTGGAGCTAAAGCAAGGGAACATAATTGTGGTTGAATATGCAGCTAAGTTTAAGGAGATGGTGAGGTACTTTCCCCATTATCAAGGAAGAGATAGCGAAAGTTCGAAATGTGTGAAGTTTCTGAACGGCTTGCGACTTAAGGTGAAACAAGCTGTGAATTACTGA
- the LOC114375048 gene encoding uncharacterized protein LOC114375048, with translation MATMVEEENDEKMVDGDKQQLVIEPAPEPVGPFCELEEVEDEEDDQENENTIMEGNCSVVIQRILPPMHKDPGSVTIPCSIGVVLVGKAFIDLGANINLMPLSIYRRIGELEIMPTRMTLQLADRFITRPYGVIEDVLVQVKHFTFPADFVVMDIEEDAEIPLILGCPFMLIASCIMDMGKRKLEMGIED, from the exons ATGGCAACCATGGTTGAAGAAGAGAAtgatgagaagatggtggatgGAGATAAACAACAGTTGGTAATTGAACCAGCACCTGAACCAGTGGGCCCTTTTTGTGAACTTGAGGAGGTGGAAGATGAAGAGGATGACCAAGAGAATGAGAATACAATAA TGGAGGGAAACTGTAGTGTTGTGATTCAACGCATCCTTCCACCAATGCACAAAGATCCAGGAAGTGTCACTATACCGTGCTCTATCGGTGTAGTTTTAGTTGGTAAGGCTTTTATTGACTTAGGAGCCAACATTAATTTGATGCCGCTCTCCATCTATCGGAGGATAggagagttggagataatgCCAACACGAATGACTCTACAGTTAGCTGACCGCTTCATCACCAGGCCGTATGGAGTGATAGAAGATGTTTTGGTTCAAGTAAAGCACTTCACTTTCCCAGCAGACTTTGTTGTCATGGACATCGAAGAAGATGCAGAGATCCCCTTGATCTTGGGATGTCCGTTCATGTTGATTGCAAGCTGCATCATGGATATGGGAAAACGGAAGCTAGAGATGGGAATTGAAGATTAA